In Procambarus clarkii isolate CNS0578487 chromosome 38, FALCON_Pclarkii_2.0, whole genome shotgun sequence, the genomic window cccaaacatgttaaagactgtacctctcttaaccagtttaagataaaaacgaagcactacctaataaattccctgcaacctaccttacccctctgttgtcaacccatgtctgttttttttaaacaacgctgtttgtcgacctaattgtatttgtgctgctttttcagccatgttcccccctttcttatttttatttttatttgttcacaacacattttatactttaaactcaataagtattaagttttagtctttaatgtttttcatgcccgaaacgctttgcgtaatagtggctttaggcattgtatgtactagctctatctataaatccatcaattttgtatcttaccttgtatgtatgtaccttacctgaataaaaatttattaccTGAACAAAaatgtattatttattattattattatcgtgtttgtggaagtgctggatgcttgattggtgttaatatctggggTTCTGGtagggaggccactgtgtttgtgtcctctctagcatttgacggaGATGGTGGTCGAGTCTGGACATTTTGAGGCGttcttctcctctttctcttgCTAAACAATCATCCTGGTTAATAGAGTGGTGGCTGTAATCATAGTGGCGGTCTGCCGGTTTTATTCGCCATGGTACCCCATGATACCTTTTTGTAAataaaatcattattattattattattgttattattattattattaatatatctgtgattgccttgttatcaatgatttcagaccaaatggtatgacgtactttgagctctgtaactacttcatACATGCATGGATATTGGAAGATATTTATGTGCTCTACCCAGAGTTAGCCCGTGCAGGCTAATTAGGCCTtgcatttcatgttctctcctgattccatgtttgACTAACCATCCCATgaaatgggaatattagatgaaattATGGTTCGTTATTTATCTACACTCTGTAATTTTTCATATAGAAGGGCAGTAAACTGATGTGTATTCCTAAGTTTGttaaaaaataatacaaaaactaggatctaaacaacattcacataaccagataaaaATCTCTAAGGATGGTTGTGCACCTACAACAGATCTAGAAACGGGAGcttaatttaatagcttcttttcgtcagttggtgctaatcttgtcagaaaaatcccacagacccagacacatgttaacatatatctttcaggcagctatccaaactctcttctctctTCACCCGTCAGCTCGACAGACGTTGTGTCCATCatatactcactaaaaaccatagctgggaacattagtaaaataccatctatggtatacaagagtgcctcccatgcccttgcgccatccATAGCTTTTGCTGCTCAACAAATCTTTAGAGTGTCATactttccctgatatccttaaaaagacaaaagtaacgccagttcataaaggaggcattCCGGCAGACAACAAcagttacagaccaatatcaagtcTACCCATAttatcaaaaaattttgaaaaaaaatatttacaaacagctctgctcctacctcgtaaaattgaaCATacaaagtccctgtcagttttgcGTCCGCCCCCAAAAGAGTAAAAGAATATTAGTCTGCTTGACTCAGCCccctgacaaaaatgagtttccgattggactcttcattgacctgagaaaggcctttgatactgttaaccctaACTACCTCTATCTTAAACTCCCccattatggaattcgaggccttgcccctgaactatatccgatcctatattAGTGACAGCCATcagtatgtagccatcaatgatataacctgtcccactctaccaataatcgttggagtgccacagggcagcatcctagggcctctcctatttcttatatacatcaatgatctgcctagtgtctctaacattcttacacctatattgtttgctaacGATACTATCCttatctactcagaccccaacccacacacacacactaaataatgttgtgaataatgaattaaaaaaaagttcacttatgaatgccaaccaacaaactaacactaaacatggaaaatacctactacatcttatttggaagcaaatcaacaaatgctatTCAGCTTcaaatagacaatgttaacatcagcaacaaaaatgatggaaagttccttcttcTATACTtacacaagagactcaacttcagcacccacatatccAACACATGaccaagaaagtctcaaaaacggttggtatactctctaaaatcatatATGTTCAAAACTctactctcctctcactatactatgcgatagtctatccctatcttacatatggtatctgtgcatggggttcaacctctgcaaactacctcgagcccatcatcacccaccaaaaatctgctatcagaacaataacaaactaggCTTTCGTAAAACACAAGCCCCCcaccctgtttaaatccctaaacatgctaaacataacctcactccacacattctcttgtgccaattacatttaaaaaaacctgctttaagtgcaaaccctgttctgaaactcttcttggacagatgtaatagaacacataatcaccacaccagaaataaatatttctttgatatccgcagagtcaaacttaatctgcgtAAACACTCTATGAAAATAAAGGGACGTacctggtctatggaactcactccctaacaagCTAAAAaaactgtcaaacttttgccttattaaaaaataaaaccaaaaagtaccttatttcatcttcatagttcccTCCAAGTGCTTGaaactgcactgtatctagtgctacccaattccccaaaatatgtacctatgacatgcaactttaccattgtaatcattgctgttaTCTTATATCATGTTGCACACATAGTTTGCTACATTATATCttgcaataatcctcaaattatgttaGTATGTACCTCTGGATAACCCTTAAATTTACTCTAATGTACCTACTTTTTTTCTGTCAAATTTCTTatttaaggatctgcccgaaacgctgtgcttgCTAGTGGCATTACAAAAATGTAAAACTTCAAGTCTGTACtctaataaacccaatgtaccttcttgtataaaaataaataaataaataaataaataaataaataaataaataaataaataaataaataaataaataaataaaataatataaataaataaataaagacagtctccgtggtgtagtggtaagacactcgcctgccgTTCcgagagcgctttgtcatgggttcgtatcctgcctggggagaatttactgggcgtaaatccttaactgtagcgtctgtttaactcaacagtataaTGTgtgcttggttgtaacaacgattcttcgcggcggggatcgtattccggggacttgcccgaaacgctatgcgtactagatgggtatggggtgtataataaatgaactaaactaaaactaaacttgtatatatctcaaaacaaaacaaaaataataatggttAGTGAACAAATGAAACCTCCGCAATCTGAGCAACCAGCTCAGCTAATGCGCAGAAGTGCATTCATATGGGGGAACTGTTTACTTCTAAAAGTATTTGATCGTGTGCTATTATACTTAAATAAAGCTTACAAGACGCGTTCTTTGAATgagaaacataagaaaaacaTGTGTTAAATGTAGGATACCAGGTACAGACAAaagtaagaagtaggaaaaataagATGTGGCAACAGATTgaacattggaacgcttaggtgagCGTCGCCACCATTATCATAACACCGGGTAGTGAGTGTCCATTAAGGTGAAATCTTCACACGAACTGcatctatcataaagaagaagcaccaccattgatcgccaagtgctcacatcaagtctaactctaagaagcaACACTCAAGCCATGTCTAACTGTCAACATTGAGCCTCCACCGTAACACGTTACCCAACATCACCACTCGTGCAGTCATCCGGAGTAAACTTTTACACAAaccgcacctatcataaagaagatgaaaacTCACCAGTGTACAGAGTGTGGAAAGGTATTCAGTCGTCCTGGAAATATGAGGAGGCATatattagtgcattcaggtgacaaacctcatgcgtgtccagtttgtgggaagagattcagtcaatttggaaatatgaagactcacatgtcattgcattcaggtgacaaacctcatgaatgtccacagTGTGGTAGGAGATTCAATCATTTTGTAAGTAtggagactcacatgttagtgcattcaggtgtcaaacctcatgaatgtcaagagtgtgggaagagattcagttatcttggaaatatgaataaacacatgttagtgcattcggacaATAAACtttatgagtgtccagagtgtgggaagagcttcattcgtcttggagatatgaaaaAACacctgttagtgcattcaggtgacagtcctcatgagtgttcagagtgtgggaagagattcagtcatcttgGAAACATGAAGAAACACATGattgtgcattcaggtgacaaacctcatgaatgtccagtgtgtgggaagagattccggTATCTTTTAGAAGCGAAGATTCACAGGTtattgcattcaggtgataaatctcatgaatgtccagagtgtgggaagagattcacgcGTATTGGACATGtgcagactcacatgttagtgcattcaggtgataaacctcatgagtgtcccgagtgtgggaagaggttcagcgagcttggaagtatgaagaggcaCAGAATGGTACATGCAGAtgaaagaccttttgaatgtgcAGAGTGTGGcagaaaatttagagaacgtggaactataatacagcatatgttagtgcattcaggagaaAAACctcaccagtgtccagtgtgtgggaaaagattcagacaTCTTGGGAATgtgaagtctcacatgttagtgcattcagatgacaaacctcatgagtgtcctgagtgtgggaagagattcaggcgTATtggacatgtgaagactcacatgttaatgcattcaggtgacaaacctcacgagtgtcccgagtgtgggaagagattcagagtTCTTGGTGGTATGAAGACTCACCTTCTAGTGCATTCGGGtgttaaacctcatgagtgtccagagtgtgggaagagattcagtgagcttggaagtatgaagaggcacaggaaggtgcattataataattaataattcgtTTGGTGGGGGTCACTCAGACACTACATGTTCAGTTTAACCTTATATCAAGATATCCCACAGGGTCGAATTACTTACCCTTCCCAGGATACAACCACAAAATAAGCTGTCTAACTTctgggttcc contains:
- the LOC138372314 gene encoding zinc finger protein 708-like, with amino-acid sequence METHMLVHSGVKPHECQECGKRFSYLGNMNKHMLVHSDNKLYECPECGKSFIRLGDMKKHLLVHSGDSPHECSECGKRFSHLGNMKKHMIVHSGDKPHECPVCGKRFRYLLEAKIHRLLHSGDKSHECPECGKRFTRIGHVQTHMLVHSGDKPHECPECGKRFSELGSMKRHRMVHADERPFECAECGRKFRERGTIIQHMLVHSGEKPHQCPVCGKRFRHLGNVKSHMLVHSDDKPHECPECGKRFRRIGHVKTHMLMHSGDKPHECPECGKRFRVLGGMKTHLLVHSGVKPHECPECGKRFSELGSMKRHRKVHYNN